From one Flavobacteriales bacterium genomic stretch:
- a CDS encoding M28 family peptidase has protein sequence MRNVLLICMVSVGFSAYGQKDSLQLKYAETITAKDLRKRLEIIASDEFEGRETGQEGQKKAANYIKEQFQEFGYQPIKQLGGYFQPYKLQLTYPDTVKLMVGSDTLQFLKDMYYFPGFGDMLIQTENLLYLGYGIASENYSDYAGVEVKDRVLMISGGEPKDKKGKSLVTGTEELSDWTTDWTKKIELAQVSGAKALLIIDNNFTSSVTQFGRYIKRPDLQIGDEPVEPEGIPLIYISNRMANRTLKGAGEKGNLQKLETTISKKGKPLHRELNVPVTIDVKKNREELTAENVLAYLPGNEKPDELVVVTAHYDHLGKKGEDIYNGADDDGSGTTTLLEIAQAFAQAKKEGNGPKRSMLFMTVSGEEKGLLGSEFYTDNPVFPLENTVTDLNIDMIGRIDEKHAPDSNYVYIIGSDKLSTELHALSEKVNETYSGLEFDYTYNDEKDPNRFYYRSDHYNFAKNQIPVIFYFTGVHEDYHQPTDTVDKIMFQKMEKIARLIFHTAWQVANRDKRLEVETLQPVKGE, from the coding sequence CTGAGAAATGTACTGCTGATTTGCATGGTTTCTGTTGGTTTTTCGGCCTACGGCCAGAAAGACAGTTTACAGTTGAAATACGCAGAAACCATTACCGCAAAGGATCTGCGCAAGCGGTTGGAAATCATTGCTTCGGACGAGTTTGAAGGCCGCGAAACGGGGCAGGAAGGACAGAAGAAAGCGGCCAATTACATCAAGGAGCAATTCCAGGAATTCGGGTATCAGCCGATAAAGCAATTGGGTGGATATTTCCAGCCATACAAGTTGCAACTCACCTATCCAGACACGGTGAAATTGATGGTCGGTTCGGACACGCTCCAGTTCTTGAAGGACATGTACTATTTCCCTGGTTTCGGAGATATGCTCATCCAGACGGAAAACCTGCTCTACTTGGGTTATGGAATTGCCTCGGAGAACTACAGCGATTATGCTGGAGTGGAGGTGAAAGACCGTGTGTTGATGATATCGGGTGGCGAGCCGAAAGACAAAAAGGGAAAATCGTTGGTTACGGGCACGGAAGAGTTAAGTGATTGGACAACGGATTGGACAAAGAAGATTGAATTGGCACAGGTGAGTGGAGCAAAGGCGTTACTGATCATCGACAATAATTTCACATCATCTGTCACACAATTTGGCCGCTACATAAAACGGCCCGATTTACAGATCGGTGATGAACCCGTTGAACCTGAAGGCATACCCTTGATCTACATCAGCAACCGTATGGCCAATCGTACATTGAAAGGAGCGGGCGAAAAAGGAAATCTGCAGAAGTTGGAAACAACGATAAGCAAGAAGGGAAAACCGTTGCATAGAGAATTGAACGTACCAGTGACGATTGATGTGAAAAAGAACCGCGAAGAATTGACCGCGGAGAATGTGCTGGCCTATCTGCCAGGAAACGAAAAACCAGACGAATTGGTGGTGGTTACCGCGCATTACGACCACTTGGGAAAAAAGGGAGAAGACATTTATAATGGCGCGGACGATGATGGTTCTGGAACGACCACACTTTTAGAGATTGCCCAGGCCTTTGCACAAGCGAAGAAGGAAGGAAACGGACCGAAGCGCAGCATGCTGTTCATGACCGTTTCGGGAGAAGAGAAAGGATTGCTCGGTTCGGAATTCTACACCGACAATCCGGTTTTTCCGCTGGAGAACACGGTTACGGATCTGAACATTGACATGATCGGGAGAATTGATGAGAAGCACGCGCCCGATTCCAACTACGTTTACATCATTGGTTCGGACAAATTGAGCACAGAATTGCATGCGTTGAGTGAGAAGGTGAACGAAACATATTCAGGGCTGGAATTCGATTACACGTACAATGACGAGAAGGACCCGAACCGTTTCTACTATCGGTCGGATCACTACAATTTTGCGAAAAACCAGATTCCCGTCATTTTTTATTTCACGGGAGTTCACGAAGATTACCACCAGCCAACAGACACGGTGGATAAGATCATGTTTCAGAAGATGGAAAAGATTGCAAGACTCATATTTCATACGGCATGGCAAGTGGCCAATCGTGATAAGCGGTTAGAGGTAGAAACCCTCCAACCCGTGAAGGGGGAGTAA